The Penicillium oxalicum strain HP7-1 chromosome V, whole genome shotgun sequence genomic interval TGTGCCGACTTGAGAAGCGCCCACTCGAATCACCATTGACTTGGGGGCCTTGGTCATTGAAGATGCTGAACCTTTGCCAGCCGCGGCCGCGGAGGCATTTTGTGCCCGGAGATGGGTGCGCTTCTTGACGCGTGCCTTGGCCATAATGAATTCGGTTCAATTGACAAGGTCtcttggaagagaaaaaaaaataatccGACACTGGAGGCGTGTCGGTAACGTCCTGCCCGACTTTGGCTGATAAGCTCGAAGTTTTTTTGTCTCCAAAAATTCCAGGCGGAGCCATGCGGATCATTGATGTTGCGGACCCACCCAAATTATCTAGAAGTTCTCGAACGGCGActacattttttttccaaggcAGGCCTTTTCCATACCAAACGAAAGAATGTCGGCaatcaagaagcgcaaggtgTCAGGCGAAAAACCTGCACCTTCAACCCGTGATGACAATGACGCCAGCTCTGTGAGCTCCGAGTCCGGCGACGAGACCACAAATTCGGAGGCGCCCAATGCCGATGAGAAGACTTCGAGCGCTCCACAGACGTTCAAAGAGCTCGGTGTGATCGACTCGATCTGTGAGGCATGTGAGAGTCTCGGTTACAAGAAGCCCACGGCGATTCAGGCTGAGGCTATTCCCCTGGCTCTACAAAATCGCGACCTCATTGGTCTTGCGGAAACAGGTTCGGGAAAGACAGCAGCTTTCGCGATCCCGATTCTGCAAGACCTTATGAGCCGCCCTCAAGCTTTCCACGGACTTGTGATCGCTCCAACGAGAGAGTTGGCGTATCAAATCGGAAAATCCTTTGATTCACTCGGCTCGACTATCAATGTTCGAACAACAGTCATTGTCGGAGGCATGGACATGGTGCCCCAATCTATTGCCTTGGGCAAGAAGCCTCACATTATCGTTGCCACGCCTGGACGTCTGCTTGACCACCTCGAGAACACAAAGGGCTTCAGTTTGCGCTCATTAAAATACCTTGTGATGGATGAAGCCGATCGATTGCTGGACATGGACTTTGGACCACTCCTCGACAAGATTTTGAAAGTTCTGCCCCGGGAGCGGCGCACATTCCTCTTTTCAGCAACTCTGAGCAACAAGGTCGAATCTTTGCAGCGCGCCTCGCTTTCCAACCCGTTGCGAGTGTCCGTGTCTTCGAGCAAGTACCAGACAGTCTCCACCCTTCAACAATACTTCCTCCTGCGCCCCCACAAGCATAAGGATATCTATCTCATCTACCTTCTCAATGAATTCGTCGGTCAGTCCGCCATTGTCTTCACGAGGACAGTGCACGAGACTCAGCGTGTtgccttccttcttcgcGCCCTCGGATTCGGTGCCATTCCTCTCCACGGTCAATTGTCACAGTCAGCTCGGTTGGGTGCCTTGGGCAAATTCCGTTCACGCTCGCGAGATATTCTCGTGGCCACGGATGTCGCCGCTCGTGGTCTCGATATTCCCTCTGTCGACGTGGTACTGAACTTTGATCTTCCTACCGACAGCAAGACCTACATTCATCGTGTGGGTCGTACTGCCCGAGCTGGAAAGTCCGGAGTCGCAATCAGTTTCTGTACCCAATACGACGTGGAGATTTGGCAGAGAATCGAAGGTGCTCTTGGAAAACAGCTGCCGGAATACGAAGTCGCCAAGGATGAGGTGATGGTCCTGGCCGAGCGGGTTGGCGAAGCTCAGCGACAAGCGATCATGGAAATGAAGAACTTTgacgaaaagaaaggcaCCCGAGGCAAGAAGTTTGGCAAGGGCAAGCGCTCTCGGGATGACATGGATCAAGAGGAAGGTTAAAATCAACGAATTGTCACTGAAAAGAACCCAGATGGCACTCTTGAACACCATAATCTGCATCTGGCAAGTGATTGCAAAATCGACTTTGACGCTAAGCACAACATCTCCGATGCCAACTGTCTGTgcgctttctctctcaaaAAACTGGCTGGCCCCAATGTATCCTTCCTGGTGTCCGCTTTCCTGTATATGAAATGAAGTAATGCCTGTTCCATACTGGTTCGCCTAGGTCTCTTGGAGTAGTACGTCCCGTAATATTCATGAGCACAAAACGTGAATACATTCGATGATTTACAATGCGCCCGCTCGCCCTTCCTATCCTGCGAATCCTTCAAGGAAATTCGTGGTTCTTTTCAAAACAAACACTCCGCCGCGGCCGATATGGAGCTATCTGGACTCTAACATCGAATGTCATTCTCGTCCAGACCTCACTCCAAaccctccttctccattACCGTCTAGATTCGTACCCAATACGAGGCTGCTAAATCTACGCTGCTAAATCTGCATTCGAATCGACATTCAAAGAAAATATGCGGGCCAGGAGTGATCCAAGCTGATCGAAATTTTTTTAAAGGCAAATCGCTTCTCGACGTGATTACTTTCAAGAGAGACGAGTCTCGTGCCCAAAGACATACGATTATTATGGCATCCGGGATGAGCTGCAGTTTTGCAGGGAGAGCTACCAGCT includes:
- a CDS encoding ATP-dependent rRNA helicase rrp3; translation: MSAIKKRKVSGEKPAPSTRDDNDASSVSSESGDETTNSEAPNADEKTSSAPQTFKELGVIDSICEACESLGYKKPTAIQAEAIPLALQNRDLIGLAETGSGKTAAFAIPILQDLMSRPQAFHGLVIAPTRELAYQIGKSFDSLGSTINVRTTVIVGGMDMVPQSIALGKKPHIIVATPGRLLDHLENTKGFSLRSLKYLVMDEADRLLDMDFGPLLDKILKVLPRERRTFLFSATLSNKVESLQRASLSNPLRVSVSSSKYQTVSTLQQYFLLRPHKHKDIYLIYLLNEFVGQSAIVFTRTVHETQRVAFLLRALGFGAIPLHGQLSQSARLGALGKFRSRSRDILVATDVAARGLDIPSVDVVLNFDLPTDSKTYIHRVGRTARAGKSGVAISFCTQYDVEIWQRIEGALGKQLPEYEVAKDEVMVLAERVGEAQRQAIMEMKNFDEKKGTRGKKFGKGKRSRDDMDQEEG